A stretch of Mya arenaria isolate MELC-2E11 chromosome 14, ASM2691426v1 DNA encodes these proteins:
- the LOC128216413 gene encoding caprin-2-like — translation MAYQLTNLFLILVGVCLTVSFPLEPQSWFSLVEQLLEKMVRMELNVQAMHKEMTQARDQVTSGLNDVVSMKQTVGALQTYFTDNMNKSDTVVAFNAHTIVDKSLAKGQVLVFSNPLFNIGEAYDSGAGIFTAPVSGVYFFSAHFCLYNTRAWYYAFMKENDVVVVKGYKYDGQAYVCETASAVVLLLQNERLWIECRSGSTDDLFLSDSYRRSSFSGALLHRVIGYP, via the exons ATGGCTTACCAGTTAACAAACCTATTCCTCATATTGGTGGGCGTCTGTCTCACCGTCTCATTTCCGTTGGAGCCGCAGTCGTGGTTCTCCCTAGTGGAGCAACTGCTCGAGAAAATGGTGCGCATGGAGCTCAATGTGCAGGCCATGCACAAGGAGATGACGCAGGCACGTGACCAGGTTACTTCCGGTCTTAATGACGTGGTTTCGATGAAGCAGACGGTCGGGGCTCTGCAGACGTATTTCACAGACAACATGAACAAATCAG ACACTGTTGTGGCGTTCAACGCTCACACGATTGTGGACAAGTCACTGGCTAAGGGTCAGGTCCTCGTGTTCAGCAATCCTCTGTTCAATATCGGAGAGGCGTACGACAGCGGGGCTGGAATATTCACGGCACCCGTCTCCGGGGTCTACTTCTTCTCCGCACACTTCTGTCTTTATAACACTAGAGCCTGGTACTACGCATTCATGAAAGAAAACGACGTCGTTGTGGTAAAGGGTTACAAGTATGACGGTCAAGCTTATGTGTGCGAGACGGCGAGCGCGGTGGTTCTCCTGTTGCAGAACGAGAGACTATGGATAGAGTGTCGATCAGGAAGTACGGACGACCTGTTCCTCAGTGATTCTTATCGTAGAAGTTCCTTCTCTGGCGCCTTGCTTCACAGGGTCATTGGATACCCGTAG
- the LOC128218497 gene encoding collagen alpha-2(VIII) chain-like — MQTYITDNTSKSDTVVAFNAHTIVDKSLATGQVLVFSNPLFNIGEAYDSGAGIFTAPVSGIYFFSAHFCLYNTRHWYYAFMKENDVVVVKDLKYVGETSVCETASAVVLLLQNERLWIECRSGSTDDQFLSASKQRSSFSGALLHRVNGYP, encoded by the exons ATGCAGACttatattactgataacacgagcAAATCAG ACACTGTTGTGGCGTTTAATGCTCACACGATTGTGGACAAGTCACTTGCTACGGGCCAGGTCCTCGTGTTCAGCAATCCGCTGTTCAACATCGGCGAGGCGTACGACAGTGGGGCAGGGATCTTCACGGCACCCGTCTCCGGAATCTACTTCTTCTCAGCACATTTCTGTCTTTATAACACTAGACACTGGTACTACGCTTTCATGAAAGAGAACGACGTTGTTGTTGTAAAGGATCTGAAGTATGTCGGTGAAACATCCGTTTGCGAGACGGCGAGCGCTGTTGTTCTCCTGCTGCAGAACGAGAGACTGTGGATTGAGTGTCGATCAGGAAGTACGGACGACCAGTTCCTCAGTGCTTCTAAGCAAAGAAGTTCCTTCTCTGGGGCCTTGCTTCACAGGGTTAATGGATACCCATAG